The Manihot esculenta cultivar AM560-2 chromosome 11, M.esculenta_v8, whole genome shotgun sequence genome includes a region encoding these proteins:
- the LOC110626781 gene encoding uncharacterized protein LOC110626781 — translation MVGISCEQDSWVSSRNLNQEEDQTESSYSQANPDQGDVFYEETDEIWQKVNQAAINNHDNSCSRGTFSSKSRSNSKKKKNQVLLEGYVEVANTNEDDLKRTKSLTDDDLDELKGCLDLGFGFSYDEIPELCNTLPALELCYSMSQKFLDEQHKSPERSSPAAETASSPIANWKISSPGDHPEDVKARLKFWAQAVACTVRLCS, via the exons atgGTGGGGATTTCTTGTGAACAAGACTCTTGGGTTTCTTCAAGAAACCTAAACCAAGAAGAGGATCAAACAGAATCCTCATATTCTCAAGCAAATCCAGATCAAGGTGATGTtttttatgaagaaactgaTGAAATATGGCAGAAAGTGAATCAAGCCGCCATTAACAATCACGACAACAGCTGTAGCAGAGGTACCTTCAGCTCAAAAAGCAGGAGCAacagcaagaagaagaagaaccagGTGTTGCTTGAAGGGTATGTGGAGGTAGCTAATACTAATGAAGATGATTTGAAGAGGACCAAGAGCTTGACAGATGATGATCTTGACGAGCTTAAAGGGTGCTTGGATCTTGGATTTGGTTTCAGCTATGATGAGATCCCTGAGCTTTGTAACACGTTGCCAGCTCTTGAGCTTTGTTACTCCATGAGCCAGAAGTTTCTTGATGAGCAGCACAAGTCTCCTGAGAGAAGCTCTCCTGCTGCTGAGACAGCATCTAGTCCTATTGCTAACTGGAAGATCTCTAGTCCTG GTGACCATCCAGAAGATGTTAAAGCAAGGCTCAAATTTTGGGCACAGGCTGTGGCATGTACTGTTAGATTGTGCAGCTGA